In Tenebrio molitor chromosome 6, icTenMoli1.1, whole genome shotgun sequence, one genomic interval encodes:
- the LOC138132669 gene encoding tear acid lipase-like protein, translating into MIFKFLLRSIIFLSISKQSIGRRNPLGNNACNNFEDYFKASISPNCFYNPDMFLETPDLIKKYAGEFETYKFTTEDNYILTMFRIPRKNPKGTILLQHPLSVNSRIYVSRRNESLAFKLWRAGYDIWLNNNRGTLFSEQHVNKTISSLEYWNFSFHEMGLFDIPRQIDLIKKKTKDSQIIYVGHSMGSTSGLIYASLKSQQVKTSIKAFIFMAMPCYFEYSTSLVAQLAHLKGFPSSLQKFVDELKLGAVIPLLPVIVNISRILFRTFPILLLIVNFILLLGAGWTPEEVEPALMNFDFAINIKNFSWKILLHYLQLMKSGSRFQMFDYGKTNNLKIYRSEEPPAYPIENISSVPVYLISSVNDSLTTSKDADLLFERLPESTRIYGKLTVTGLNHNDYFIGKHAPIIYEKLLHFISKILP; encoded by the exons atgattttcaaattcctCTTAcgttcaataatttttttaagtatttcGAAACAAAGCATCGGTAGACGAAATCCACTTGGCAATAATGCTTGTAACAACTTCGAAGATTATTTTAAGGCTAGCATTAGCCCGAATTGTTTCTATAATCCAGATATGTTTTTAGAAaca ccagatttaattaaaaagtatGCTGGTGAATTTGAAACTTACAAATTTACTACAGAAGATAATTATATACTGACAATGTTTAGAATTCCCAGGAAAAATCCCAAAGGAACTATACTACTACAACATCCTCTAAGTGTTAATTCTAGAATTTACGTGAGTCGAAGAAACGAGTCTTTAG cGTTTAAATTGTGGAGAGCTGGTTAtgatatttggctcaacaataacAGGGGTACGTTGTTTTCCGAACAACACGTgaataaaacaatttcttcTCTCGAATACTGGAATTTTAG ttttcatGAAATGGGTTTGTTCGATATTCCGAGGcaaatagatttaattaaaaagaaaactaaaGATTCCCAAATTATATACGTGGGGCACTCAATGGGTTCAACTAGTGGTTTGATTTACGCATCCTTAAAATCTCAACAAGTGAAGACTTCAATTAAAGCGTTTATATTTATGGCAATGCCTTGCTATTTTGAGTACAGTACAAGTCTTGTAGCCCAGTTGGCACACTTAAAAGGTTTTCCTTCTTCTCTTCAA AAATTTGTTGACGAATTAAAATTGGGTGCTGTCATACCGTTACTACCTGTAATAGTAAACATTTCTAGAATATTATTTAGAACATTTCCAATTTTACTATtgattgtcaattttattttgttacttGGAGCAGGATGGACACCGGAAGAAGTAGAGCCA GCTCTTATGAATTTTGATTTCGcaattaacataaaaaatttctcTTGGAAAATATTGCTTCATTATTTACAGTTGATGAAGAGTGGatcaagatttcaaatgtttgATTAtggtaaaacaaataatttaaaaatctaccGTTCGGAAGAGCCTCCTGCTTATCCTATCGAGAATATATCATCAGTTCCTGTTTATTTGATATCTAGCGTAAATGATTCGCTCACGACATCGAAG GATGCAGATTTATTATTCGAACGATTACCAGAAAGTACAAGAATTTATGGAAAATTAACAGTGACTGGTTTAAATCATAATGATTATTTCATAGGAAAACATGCACCcattatttatgaaaaattattacacttcattagtaaaattttaccgtaG
- the LOC138132673 gene encoding tear acid lipase-like protein yields the protein MIVKIVLCSTVFISISAQSAVKRMSLGKNACNNFANYLNPNFNENCFYNPDMFLETPDLITKYTGKCEAYKVTTEDGYILTMFRIPRENPKGVILLQHPLTVNSRIYMSQGYNSLGLLLWKAGYDVWLNNQRGTLFSEDHTNSSISYLDYWDFSFHEVGVFDIPRQIDLIKSKTNSPKITFIGHSEGSTSGLIYAALKNHHAQNSVKLFIFMALPCYFQHASSGGFQTTNLILSLPFANDLLRIFRLGSVLPFLPFLLPLTRILFRLFPFILTAIDFFSSFVFGWTPEEMNPALLNFDCGIYFKNYSWKIIIHYLQLAKTKTKFQMFDYGRRNNLKMYNSEVPPLYPVENVTVPVYLVSSVDDSLTTAKDADLLFDRLPYSARVYGKLYLAGFNHIDYFLGKHSKTIYKKLLNFIDMIS from the exons ATGattgtaaaaattgtgttgTGCTCAACAGTTTTTATAAGCATCTCGGCCCAATCTGCCGTTAAACGAATGAGTCTTGGCAAAAACGCATGTaacaattttgcaaattatcttaatccaaattttaatgaaaactgCTTTTATAATCCTGATATGTTTCTGGAAACA ccAGACTTAATTACAAAATACACAGGCAAATGTGAAGCATACAAAGTAACAACTGAAGATGGATATATCTTGACAATGTTTAGAATTCCTAGAGAGAATCCAAAAGGTGTCATTCTTCTCCAACATCCCTTGACAGTGAACTCCAGAATATATATGAGTCAAGGCTATAACTCTTTGG GTCTTCTCTTATGGAAAGCTGGTTACGATGTTTGGCTGAACAATCAGAGAGGTACCTTATTTTCTGAAGACCATACCAACAGTTCCATTTCATATTTAGATTACTGGGATTTTag TTTCCACGAAGTTGGTGTGTTCGATATTCCACGTCAAATCGACTTgataaaaagtaaaacaaatAGTCCAAAGATAACATTTATTGGGCATTCCGAGGGTTCAACTAGCGGCTTGATTTATGCCGCACTCAAAAATCACCATGCCCAAAATTCAGTGAAATTGTTCATCTTCATGGCTTTGCCTTGCTACTTTCAACATGCTTCGAGCGGTGGATTTCAGACTACAAATCTTATACTGTCTCTACCATTTGCCAAC GATCTACTTCGCATTTTTAGACTTGGTAGTGTCCTACCATTTCTTCCGTTCTTGCTCCCACTtacaagaattttatttagacTTTTCCCATTCATATTAACTgctatagattttttttcctccTTTGTTTTTGGGTGGACTCCAGAAGAAATGAATCCG gCGCTACTCAATTTTGACtgtggaatttattttaaaaactattCCTGGAAGATCATTATACATTATTTACAGTTAGCTAaaaccaaaacaaaatttcaaatgtttgattatggaagaagaaataatttaaaaatgtataattctGAAGTCCCTCCTCTCTATCCTGTTGAAAATGTCACGGTCCCTGTTTATTTGGTTTCCAGCGTGGATGACTCGTTGACAACAGCAAAG gaTGCCGATTTATTATTTGACCGTTTACCCTACAGTGCTAGAGTTTATGGAAAATTATATCTTGCTGGTTTCAATCATATCGACTACTTCCTGGGAAAGCATTCAAAGACAATatacaaaaagttattaaattttattgatatgATCTCATAA
- the LOC138132674 gene encoding lipase 1-like, with product MILRIMLWSTIFVNILSKSSTQRIYPGNTLLEYFMNHLDIESYMRFFYNSDMSLETPELITKYAGNCETHKITTKDGYLLTMFRIPRENPKGVILLQHPLTVNSRIYMTQSNNSLAFLLWKAGYDVWLNNQRGTLFSEDHTNSSISNFDYWNFSFHEVAVYDIPSQIDLMKRVTKSSNIIFIGHSQGSSSGLIYAALKNQHAKNSIKLFILMALPCYFEHNEVLRFLPFIVFPPLVENLIRTFQMGSVLPFLTFVVPLSKLLLSEWTPELTEPSLLKFDPKIYFKNYSWKMLAHYLQLISTKTRFQMFDYGKRQNLERYHSEVPPLYPIENVSVPVYLVSSVHDSMTTLKDADLLFDRLPDSAKVYGKLDLIGLNHADYFAGKRAVTLYNKLLDFIDTLPNDKEPDVLIENLSRNLIV from the exons ATGATTTTAAGAATTATGCTGTGGtcaacaatttttgtaaatatcttAAGCAAATCTAGCACACAACGAATCTATCCTGGTAACACTCTActtgaatattttatgaatcATTTAGATATAGAATCTTACATGCGCTTCTTTTATAATTCGGATATGTCATTAGAAACA CCggaattaattacaaaatatgcGGGCAACTGTGAAACCCATAAAATAACAACTAAAGATGGATACCTTTTGACAATGTTCAGAATACCCAGAGAAAATCCTAAAGGTGTAATTCTTCTCCAACACCCTTTGACAGTGAACTCCAGAATTTATATGACCCAAAGCAATAACTCTTTGG CTTTTCTCTTATGGAAGGCTGGCTACGATGTTTGGTTGAATAATCAGAGAGGTACCTTATTTTCTGAAGACCACACCAACAGCTCCATTTCAAACTTTGATTACTGGAATTTTAG TTTCCACGAAGTTGCTGTGTACGACATTCCTAGTCAAATCGATTTGATGAAACGTGTAACAAAAAGTTcaaacataatatttattggACATTCGCAGGGTTCAAGCAGCGGCTTGATTTATGCTGCACTCAAGAATCAACATGCCAAGAATTCAATCAAGCTATTCATCTTGATGGCATTGCCTTGCTATTTTGAACATAACGAAGTGCTTAGGTTTCTACCTTTTATAGTATTTCCACCACTTGTTGAA AATCTCATTCGTACCTTCCAGATGGGCAGCGTCTTACCATTTTTAACGTTTGTGGTCCCGCTTTCAAAACTATTACTGAGTGAATGGACTCCAGAACTAACGGAGCCT TCGCTTCTCAAGTTTGAtcctaaaatttatttcaagaaCTATTCCTGGAAGATGCTTGCTCATTatttacagttaatttcaactAAAAcaagatttcaaatgtttgATTATGgaaaaagacaaaatttgGAAAGATATCATTCTGAAGTGCCTCCACTCTACCCTATTGAAAATGTCAGCGTTCCTGTTTATTTGGTTTCTAGCGTGCACGACTCCATGACAACATTAAAA gaTGCCGATTTGCTATTTGACCGTTTACCCGACAGTGCCAAAGTTTACGGAAAATTGGACCTTATTGGTCTTAACCACGCTGATTATTTCGCAGGAAAGAGAGCAGTCACATTATACAACAAGTTATTAGATTTTATTGATACGCTTCCTAATGACAAAGAACCAGATGTACTTATTGAAAACTTATCAAGGAACCTTATTGTCTAA